Within the Candidatus Methylomirabilota bacterium genome, the region CCCGCCGGCGGGCATCGATTCCGGCGGCCTCGGCCGCCCCCCGAGCGCTCCCGGGCGGGATCCCGAGACCCGCCGCCAGGGCATTGGCCAGCGTCTTCCGACGCTGGCCGAAGGCGGCGCGAACGATCGAGTGGAACCGGCGCTCGTCGGCGAGGGGCACGCGCGGCGCGGGCAGCACGCGCAGGTGGAGGACGGCCGACTCCACTTGCGGCGGGGGACGAAACGCGCCCGGCGGCACCCGCAGCGCGACGCGGACGTCGCAGTAGAGCTGCGTGAGGATGCTGAGGCTCCCGTAGGTCTTGCCGCCCGGCGGCGCCGCTACCCGCTCGGCCACCTCGCGCTGGAGCATGAGCGCCATCTCGTAGATCGCGGTGCGGGCCCGGATCAGCGCCGTGAGAATGGGCTTGCCGACGCTGTAGGGGAGGTTGCCGACGACGAGGACGCGGCCCCCGGCGGGAGCGGCCAGCTCGCGGTAGTCCCAGGCGCGCGCGTCGGCCTCCAGCACCTCTACACCCGGAAAGCGGAGGGCCAGGCCCGCCACCAGCGCGCGATCGACCTCCAGCGCGATCACCCGCCCCGCCCGGCGGGCCAGCTCGGCGGTCAGGGCGCCTTCGCCGGGACCGATCTCGACGACGAGATCGCTCGCCGTCGGCGCCACCAGGTCGACGATCGCCCGCGCGACTCCGGGATCGCGCAGGAAGTGCTGACCGAGCGCCCGCCGTTGGGTGCTCACGCGCGTGCGCGAAGCTCCTCCATCAGCGCGGCGTGCGCCCGCCGCACCTGGGTCTCGGTGGCGGCGCGGTCTCCGGAGTTGTCGATCACGTAGTCGGCCAGCTTCGCCTTCTCGCTGAGCGGCATCTGGCTGCGGATCCTCCGGAGCGCCTCGTCGCGCCCGGTCCCGTCGCGGGCCTGCAGGCGCGCGAGCTGCGTCGCTTCGTCGGCGACGACGACCACCAGACGGTCCATGTTCCGGTGGTTGCCGCTCTCGATCATCACCGCGGCGTCGAAGACGACGAGACCGCGGAACCGCTGCTCCGCTAGCTCGGCCAGCCGCCGGGCCAGGCGCTCGCGGATCGGCGGATGGGTGATCGCCTCCAGACGCTTCCGCTTGAGCGCGTCGGCGAAGACGATTTTGCCGAGCGCCTTGCGGTCGAGGCTCCCGTCCGCGCGGAGCACGCCGCGGCCGAACTCGGTCACGATCTCGGCCAGGGCGGATTGACCCGGCTCCACGACTTCCCGGGCCAGCACGTCGGCGTCGATGAGGACGCATCCGAGCGCCTGGAACATGGCGGAGACGGTGGACTTGCCGGTGCCGATGCCGCCGGTGAGCCCGACGAGCAGAAAGGGGCGGCTCACGCTTCCGACCAGTCCCGGCCCGACTTCACGTCGACGACGACGGGCACGCGCAGGGGAAGCGCCGCCCCCATGATCTCCCGGGCCAGCGCTTCGACCGTCGCCACCTCCTCCGGCGGCGCCTCGAAGAGCAGCTCGTCGTGCACTTGAAGCAGCATCCGGGCGCGGAGTCCACGCTCGGCCAGCGCCGCCTGCATCCGCACCATCGCGATCTTGATCATGTCGCTGGCCGTGCCCTGCACGGGCGCGTTCATGGCCATACGCTCGGCGGCGTTGCGGGCCACGGGGTTCTGGCTCTTGAGATCGGGCAGGTACCGGCGGCGTCCCAGCAGAGTGCTGACGTAGCCGCGCTCGCGTCCCTCCGCCAGCGTGCGGTCGATGAAGGCGCGCACCCGCGGATGGGCCGCGAAGTACTCGTTGATGTAGCGCTGCGCCTCCTTCTGGTCGATCTTGGTCGCCTGCGAGAGCCCGAACGCCGACACCCCGTAGAGGATCGCGTAGTTGGCGCTCTTGGCGATCGTGCGCTGGAGCGGCGTCACCTCGGCCAGCGGCACCCGGAAGACCTCCGAGGCGGTCCGCGTGTGGATGTCCTCGCCCCGCCGGAACGACTCGATGATCGCCGACTCCTCGCTCAGGTGCGCGAGGATGCGCAGCTCGATCTGCGAGTAGTCGGCGGCGACGAAGCGCCAGCCCTCCTCGGGGATGAAGGCCGCCCGGATGCGCCGGCCCAGCTCCGTCCGGATCGGGATGTTCATGAGATTCGGGTCCTGGGAGCTGAGGCGTCCGGTGGCGGCGACGAGCTGGTTGAAGGTGGTGTGGATGCGCCCGGTCGCCGGGTTGACGAGCAGCGGCAGCGCGTCGGCGTACGTCCCCTTGAGCTTGGCCAGCGTCCGGTGCTCCAGCACCTTGGCCGGCAGCGGGTGGCCCAGCGCCAGCTCGGTGAGCACGTCGGCGTCGGTCGAGTAGCCGGTCTTCGTCCGGCGGGCCGTGGGGAGCTTCAGCTTCTCGAACAGGATGTGGGCGAGCTGTTTGGGCGAGGCGATGGTGAACTCCTCGCCGGCCAGCGCGTAGATCTCGCGCGTCAGGTTGTCGAGCTGGCGCTCGAGCTCCTTGGCGAAGACCTCCAGCCGCAGCGGATCCACGCGGATGCCGTGGCGTTCCATCAGCGCCAGCACCGGCACCAGCGGGCGCTCGATCTCGTCGTAGAGCGCGCGCAGGCCGTGGGCCTCGAGCTCTCCGGCGGCGTACTTCCAGTAGCGCCAGAGCCAGCGCGCCCGCTCGGCCAGGATCCAGCCGAGCTGCTCCCTCGCGGCGCCGACCGCCGGTGGGCACTCGCCGAAGGCCTCCATGCAGATCTCGTCCAGGCGATAGGTCGAGCGCGCGGAGTTCAGCAAGTAAGCGGCGACGGCGGTGTCGTCGATGGCCGGCGCCCGCCCCTCGACGGCCAGATAGTGCTCCATGAGGGGTTTGCCGTCGTGAACGATCAGCGCGCGCTCGGCCAGCGCCGCCAGCGGGACGCCGGCCGGCACCCAGGCGGGGCCCGCGGCCGGATGAAAGAGTCCCAGCGCGCTGAGCTGGGGCGCCGGCGGCCGCGCCTCCCCCGCCCAGTCCACCGCCACCGCCGCCTCGCGGGGCACGCGTCCGAGGTACTCGCTGAGGGCCGGCGCCGTCTCGAGCGCGGGCGCCGCCTCGGCCCGCACCTCGACGACAGGCGCGGGCAGCTCCTTGAGCAGTCGCGTGAGCTCCATCTCCATCCACAGCGCCCGCAGCTTGCCCCAGTCGGGCTCGACGCGCCGGAAGCTCTCCAGGTCGAACGTGATCGGGACCTCGCGGTTGAGGATGGCCAGTTCGCGGGAGAGCAGCGCCTCCTTCCGCCCGGCCGCCAGCGTCTCCCGGAGCTTGCCGCCGACGAGCGTGAGGTTCTCGTAGAGTCGGGCCACGCTGCCGAACTGGCTGATGAGCTTCACCGCGGTCTTCTCACCCACCCCGTGCACGCCGGGGATGTTGTCGATGGCATCGCCCATCAGCGCCAGCACCTCGGGGATCTGGGCCGGCTCCACGCCCCAGCGCTCGCGCACCTTGGCCTCGTCGTAGAGGACGGGCTCACCTGTCCGCCCCGACACGCTGAGCACGCGGACGCGCGGGCCGACGAGCTGGAGCAGGTCCTTGTCGCCGGTGACCATGACGACCTCCACGTCGTGCTCGAGGGCCCGCGTCACCAGCGTGGCCAGCGCGTCGTCGGCCTCGTAGCCCGGGACCTCCACCACCGGCGTCCGGAGCGCCTCGAAGAGGCGGCGCACGTACGGC harbors:
- the rsmA gene encoding 16S rRNA (adenine(1518)-N(6)/adenine(1519)-N(6))-dimethyltransferase RsmA, which gives rise to MSTQRRALGQHFLRDPGVARAIVDLVAPTASDLVVEIGPGEGALTAELARRAGRVIALEVDRALVAGLALRFPGVEVLEADARAWDYRELAAPAGGRVLVVGNLPYSVGKPILTALIRARTAIYEMALMLQREVAERVAAPPGGKTYGSLSILTQLYCDVRVALRVPPGAFRPPPQVESAVLHLRVLPAPRVPLADERRFHSIVRAAFGQRRKTLANALAAGLGIPPGSARGAAEAAGIDARRRAETLTIPEFAALAARLS
- the coaE gene encoding dephospho-CoA kinase (Dephospho-CoA kinase (CoaE) performs the final step in coenzyme A biosynthesis.), with amino-acid sequence MSRPFLLVGLTGGIGTGKSTVSAMFQALGCVLIDADVLAREVVEPGQSALAEIVTEFGRGVLRADGSLDRKALGKIVFADALKRKRLEAITHPPIRERLARRLAELAEQRFRGLVVFDAAVMIESGNHRNMDRLVVVVADEATQLARLQARDGTGRDEALRRIRSQMPLSEKAKLADYVIDNSGDRAATETQVRRAHAALMEELRARA
- the polA gene encoding DNA polymerase I, with the translated sequence MSGRFYIVDGHSHLFRAYHAVGYLSTSKGVPSHAVLILSTMLWKLIREEQPEYLGIAWDPVGPTFRDALFTEYKATRAAMPDDLARQLPYVRRLFEALRTPVVEVPGYEADDALATLVTRALEHDVEVVMVTGDKDLLQLVGPRVRVLSVSGRTGEPVLYDEAKVRERWGVEPAQIPEVLALMGDAIDNIPGVHGVGEKTAVKLISQFGSVARLYENLTLVGGKLRETLAAGRKEALLSRELAILNREVPITFDLESFRRVEPDWGKLRALWMEMELTRLLKELPAPVVEVRAEAAPALETAPALSEYLGRVPREAAVAVDWAGEARPPAPQLSALGLFHPAAGPAWVPAGVPLAALAERALIVHDGKPLMEHYLAVEGRAPAIDDTAVAAYLLNSARSTYRLDEICMEAFGECPPAVGAAREQLGWILAERARWLWRYWKYAAGELEAHGLRALYDEIERPLVPVLALMERHGIRVDPLRLEVFAKELERQLDNLTREIYALAGEEFTIASPKQLAHILFEKLKLPTARRTKTGYSTDADVLTELALGHPLPAKVLEHRTLAKLKGTYADALPLLVNPATGRIHTTFNQLVAATGRLSSQDPNLMNIPIRTELGRRIRAAFIPEEGWRFVAADYSQIELRILAHLSEESAIIESFRRGEDIHTRTASEVFRVPLAEVTPLQRTIAKSANYAILYGVSAFGLSQATKIDQKEAQRYINEYFAAHPRVRAFIDRTLAEGRERGYVSTLLGRRRYLPDLKSQNPVARNAAERMAMNAPVQGTASDMIKIAMVRMQAALAERGLRARMLLQVHDELLFEAPPEEVATVEALAREIMGAALPLRVPVVVDVKSGRDWSEA